TTTATGCGAAAGCTTTCCTTTTCAAAATAAGGGGCGTTGTCATTTGTATCTAACACATGAACAATGATGCTGGCTGTACCGGAGCGCGTGGGTACCCCGCTGTCTACAGCCGTGAGTATTAGATTTTGAAACGCCTGCTTCTCTCGATCTAAAGCCTTTTTCAGAATCAAATCAGCAAACTTCGATCCGTCTCTTCCAGTCTGAATTTCAATACCAAAATGGTGGCTTTCGCTAAGATGATAGGTTTTCACCGAGTTCGCACCAATATCAGGGTCAACTGCATTGCTTAAAGAGAATCGCTCACCTAACGGTGTCGACTCGGATATATCTAAATGTATTGTATCTCTTCGAAATTGTGGCGCATTATCATTGATATCCATTATTTCTAACTCTATGTTAAATATCCTCAGTGGGTTCTCAAGGACAACTTCCATTTTTAGAAAACAAGTAGCTGTCTTCATGTTGCAAAGCAGTTCCCTGTCTATCTTCTCAGCGATATACATTTCTCCTGTGTCCTTATTAACGTCCACATATTTCTTATTAGCTATGGTATCTAACCGTATCTTGCGGTTGCTTAAGGTTTTCATGTCCAGTCCCAAATCAGTGGCTAGATTGGCAACAATAGAGCCTTCCTCCATTTCTTCGGGAATAGAATAATGGGTAACGGTAGATGCCATGTTCAGGACTGCAGAGAAAAGAAGAAAGACCGAGACGTACCTCCTCGAGGGCTGAATGATCCGATGTACATCCATTGTTTCAAATGATTGCTTATCATGCGCAGCGCAAAATTGAAAACGTGAGGATTATGATAATATGGAAATAGTCAACCGTTTGGGAGTAGAAGCGAGACGTGTTTCAGATAATCCTTTGTCAAAGAGATGGTTTCAGAACCAGGGAGCTgtccagataaaaaaaaaaataccttgCTTTCCTCCTTGTTACAAACTGTCATTGCGACTCTTACATCACAAGAGGTGTGTTTTATTGGTGAGCAGCGACACTTTGTGCATTTACCAGCATTTACACATCTCTACATTAAAAACGGTCCACTTTTTTTGTGGTCTATGAATGGTGTATAATGAGAAAGAAAAGTTGACGTCGTTATTTTTAATAAATAGTTTTTAATTAAAGGGcatgggaatatatatatattgtccatTTCGCTATGGTTGTAAAATGTAATGTTGTCATAATTTTTATAAACATTGCATGGCATTGTATAATTGAAACGTTTGGTGGAGGGAGTAAAGCTTTATCAGTTTGTTGTTTTGGTCATTCTGGTTGCTCACAGCTACCCCTTATCAGATTTGATTTTTGTACCATATTACGCCCTAAATTATGGCTTTTACGCATTATGATTATCAAAAAAAGGATGTAGGTGATTTGTTTAAAACAGATTAAGATTGTTTTCTTACCTGCAGAGTAGAGGCTGCTGAGTCGCTGGTCTCTGTCAGGCCCGTGCTCCTTGGTAAACTGGACACGATGTATCTGGAGCCCGCCTTTGGTACAGGCTGTCTGACTACCAGCTTTCCTTTCCTGGTCTCTGCTAGAAACATACTGTACCAGTAGGCATCGTTGGAGACCAGAGTGGAATCTGCGATGGTCGAGTTCCTCTCGCTGATCACGCTGTTCCTACTGGGAGGAGCCGCTTTGCTGGGCATCGGTTTCTGACACTTCAACACACAGGTGACCAATATGGTGATCAATAACAGAAAGGACACCGAGCCCAAGCCGATCACCAAATACAGGTTTAAGTCTGAAAATATGTCATGTTCTAGAGGCACTTCAGTCATGTCAGAGTAGGCTTTAACGGCAGTCTCCGCTGTTGACAGCTTGATGGTAACTGTAGCAGACAGAGCAGGTTCCCCGTTGTCCTTGGCGATGACAACCAGCCGTTGATGACGCGGATCTCTGTAACTGAACATTCTCATGGTCCGGATATCTCCATTGTATTGGTCCAGACTGAATAAGGTGGCGTCAGTAACCTGTAGAAACTGGTATGTAATCCGAGAGTTCTGGACCGAGTCCGTGTCTATGGCTATCACCTTGGAGACCAGGGATCCTTTATCGGTGGATCTGGGAATCTTTTCCTCCACCACGGAGCCGTGCACGCGCCACGGAGAGACTATGACCGGGGTGTTGTCGTTCTGATCAACAATAATGATGTGGACAGTCACATTACTGCTGAGCGGAGGAACACCAGAGTCTCTGGCCTCAATGTGGAAAAGGAACTCTTTCTCTATCTCATAGTCAAACGTCTTTAGTGCGTAAAGATTACCGTTCTCCGGATTGATGGAAAACAGCATGGAAATGGAGGTGTTCACTATCTCCTTCTCTATGATGAAATAAACTAGATACTGGTTTTCATGGAGGTCTGGATCAAACGCAGTGAGGGAATTTAGCAAGGCCCCAGGCGCGTTATTCTCTATAACAGGAATAGTGTAGAACGACTGGGGGAAGAGTGGCGCGTTGTCATTGACGTCCAACAGATGTAAAGTTATCGTTTCATTATCAGACAAGGAGGGCCTTCCTCCGTCCGTCACAACGAGCGTGATATCATATTCTGGAACTTTCTCACGATCTAATGTTTCCGAGACAATGAGCTCGTAAAGGAAGTCAGACGACTTGTGCAAAACAAATGGCACCTGTTGGTTTATAGATAGGTTCATTTTGCCATTGTCACCTGTGTCCCTGTCGCTTATACCTACGATTGCTATGACTGTCCCAACTGGAATGTTCTCATTAACTGTACTCTTATATGATTTAACGGTTATCTCGGGATAGTTGTCGTTTGTATCTGTAACGCCAAC
The Oncorhynchus mykiss isolate Arlee chromosome 31, USDA_OmykA_1.1, whole genome shotgun sequence genome window above contains:
- the LOC110504894 gene encoding protocadherin alpha-C2-like; protein product: MKLNATDLDEGSNADIKYSFTLYTSEKTQYVFALNPNTGEITVKGTIDYEDMKFYEMHVEAKDKGQHPLFGQCKIVVGVTDTNDNYPEITVKSYKSTVNENIPVGTVIAIVGISDRDTGDNGKMNLSINQQVPFVLHKSSDFLYELIVSETLDREKVPEYDITLVVTDGGRPSLSDNETITLHLLDVNDNAPLFPQSFYTIPVIENNAPGALLNSLTAFDPDLHENQYLVYFIIEKEIVNTSISMLFSINPENGNLYALKTFDYEIEKEFLFHIEARDSGVPPLSSNVTVHIIIVDQNDNTPVIVSPWRVHGSVVEEKIPRSTDKGSLVSKVIAIDTDSVQNSRITYQFLQVTDATLFSLDQYNGDIRTMRMFSYRDPRHQRLVVIAKDNGEPALSATVTIKLSTAETAVKAYSDMTEVPLEHDIFSDLNLYLVIGLGSVSFLLLITILVTCVLKCQKPMPSKAAPPSRNSVISERNSTIADSTLVSNDAYWYSMFLAETRKGKLVVRQPVPKAGSRYIVSSLPRSTGLTETSDSAASTLQVRKQS